The nucleotide window AATGTTTATGCGAATGTGCAGTGCCGTAAGTGTAAGAAGTTGAGGAAGGTTTGATTTGGTGGTGGCGGTGGGGGGAAACCATCTGCAAGTTGTGAGAGGTTACCTTGCGAGCGTTCCTTCATCTCGGTagagaagacgaagaagaagaggcgaTGCGATGAGAAGCGAAGCGATgagaagcgaagcgaagcgaagcggaCTCACCCGAATGAACAGTGCTCCCTTCGTTTGTCCTCTGAGCCGCGCAAGCCCCATTTTGGACCCCCCAATCGAGAGCGTCGCTGAGCTATGTTGCGCAAAAGGCGAATTCACCTTCACAGGGAAGGTGCAACAGGTTGGAATTTCGCTGAAAAGGAATTGCCTTTAAGTTGTCCCTTTggtttgttcattttatgaGGCGCTAAATGGACGAGCCACCGCTGCGATGTTTTACTTTAACTGACAAATTGCACTCCCTTCGCAACTGCCcgaaggggggaggcgaaAGAGCCGCGCCAAGTGGATTTATTCCCCAACAGGGGTGGAAacaatgtatttttttttttttttcacctgaacggttcatgcAGCTAGCTAggctagctagctatttttttttttttttttttttttttttttcttcccattctgCGGAACAGTTGCAAATgtgaacatttaaaaatggaactgCGCGAGGGAGGCATGCGCATGCATTTGAAGAGGAGAGACACCCCACTGGGTAAGCCGCATGGGGTGCAGAGAAAAGGGACGCTGCACGTGGAGAGGCGAACAAACCGGGTGAGTCACTGCATTGCATGTGATGTGTCCTCCGCTGACGATGCGCATCCCGGTGGCCTCCTTCTTTCCACCTCCCTGTGAGGGGCAACCCGAGCAGCCGCAAAGAGACCTGCAAAACTTCGCAAGCACGCTTTTACCCGCACCGGAAGTaccaaaggggaaagcaaaaaatagaggaaaaaaaaaaagaagcaaaaaaatacagcaaACAGTACAGCAAAAAAACGTAGCAAACAAAACAGCAAACAACACAGcgaaacaaaacaaaataaccaACGGGCGAAGGAATTAGCGCGAAACGATGGGAAGGGAAGGCGATCGCCTGGGCTCCGCTGCAGGGGGAGAGAACAAACAAGAGCGCACGTTTGTTTGAAGGTGTAAGAAAAGCGAAAGGTGCGCAGGCACTGCTCGGGGAGAAGACGAACGGGGTGACGAGGCGACCGCCACTCGACCAGCCAATCCACCAACCGCCCCCCCCGACCAACCGCTTCCTCGCTTTCCCCGCATGAAGCTGCTCTTCCGAAAGCGGGACAACGCGGACATGGCCTTCGGGCTGGtggcggaggaggaggacgacctGTGGCACCTGTATAACCTGGTCAGCCTGCAGGACGAAGTGGAGGCCTCCACGACGAGGAAGGTGCACAAGGAAATAGGGAACAACACCTACGCCACGGAAGTGAGGAAAATGAAACTGACGCTGATGATTACCAAAGTGGACTTCGACTCAGCCAACAACAGTCTGAGGCTGTCAGGGAAAAACATCAAAAGCAACGATTTTGTGAAGATGGGGCAGTACCACACCTTCGAAATAGGACTaaatgaaaagataaaaataaaaaaaaaaaactgggaTAGTGTGTACAGGGAGAAATTGGAGGAATGCACAAACGTTCAGGTGAATTCCAAAGTGGCCATCCTCCTGGTGAGTTGTGGTGAAGCTCAAATGTACCTCCTCACGGAGAACCTCTGCAGGCATATATTTTCGTTCAGCAAAGtgataaagaagaagagggaaagAAGCAATAACTCTCCTTATGCAAAATCGCTGAGCACCTTCTTCCAGCAACTCCTCTTGCAAGTgctcaaaaatataaacgtgCAAGGCATGCAGTGCATCGTTTTGGGTGGGCCgggtttttttaaaaatgactttttccaatttgtcTACGAAAAATCGGAGCAGAAGAATGACAGAGACGTCCTCAGTTTGAGGGAGAAGTTCCTCATCGTAAAGACCTCCAGCATCAACAGGAATTCCGTGAACGAAATATTGGGAGACGAAcaggtgaaaaagaaaatgctaaACATGAAGGTCGTTTCGCAGGTTGATGCGTTAAATAGATTTTACAAACTGTTTGACAAATGTGAGGAGAAGATTTGCTACGGAGAGGCGGATGTGAAATATGCTGCCTCCTTGCAGGCCATCGAGTCGTTGCTCATTACCGATCGGACCTTTCGCAACTGCGATGTGGTGACTAGGAAGGCCTACGTCGCCATGGTGCGCGAGGTGAAGGGCAGCGGCGGCCGCGTGTTCGTCTTCCCGGACAACCACGCCTCGGGCGAGCAGCTCAACGCCCTCACGGGCATCGCCGCCATCTTGAAGTTCCCCGTCCACcccgaggaggaggagcggcaaaatgaggagcggcaaaatgaggagcggcaaaatgaggagcggcaaaatgaggagcggcaaaatgagaagcggcaaaatgagaagcggcaaaatgagaagcggcaaaatgagAAGCGGCACGatgaggggaagcggcacgatgaggggaagcggcatgacggggagaagcggcaagATGAGGGGCCGCACGGGCAGAATTGATCTGCCGCTCATCGGCGCGCCGCCCCAATGCctgctgcaattttttttcgtctccCCAACCCGCGCACACAGCGTAGCCGTTGGCAGGCGCGTTTTCCCCGCTcgcataaaaatggagaagcgatgttttttttttttccccccatttatCTCCCCTTTGTTaatgcctcccccccagctGGGCcctcaactttttttttcttttttttttttttttttttttttttcctttttctcccaaACAGAAACAAAGCAAATTCGCGCGTGCATTTCGGCACAGTGCAGGGAAGTGCTTACCCCTTTCGCAAAAAATGCGGGAAAATTGCGCGAAAAAATTGCGCGGAAAATgcgccaaacgggggaaggaCGACGCGCACCACATGGAAGGCAAAGCGTATCTGCGCGCATCGCCGGTCGGTTTGCTGCACATCTTCACTTCGCCTGATTCGTCTaactcttccccccccgcgaacGGCGCGCAGCACGGCAGGCAGCACGCTAGGCAGCACGGCAGGCAGCACGGCAGGCAGCACGCTAGGCAGCACGGCAGGCAGCACGCTAGGCAGCACGCTAGGCAGCACGCTAGACAGTACGTGAGGCTGCACCTCCGGCAACACGCCAGACAACACAGTTGCAGCGAAATTCCTTGCAGCCACGGCACCACCGGGGGCAGCGCGCCAAGTACGCACCCGCACGTGGACGCAAACGAATAAACGAATAAGCGCTTCTAAGTAAACGCGCCCAAATTGATGCAAACGAGTAAACGCTTCTAAATCTGTGCATGCGTTCGCACGTGAGTTGTAATTCCCCCGCGCGCAGACACAGACGGACAACGAGGTAAACAGCGAGGTGAATGCCGAGGTGAATGTCAAGGTGAATGCCAAGGCAGACGCAGACGGCGCCCACGCAGCGGACTCACCCGTCTTCGCGCACGGGGAAAGGACAAAGCTCCcggttttttttcttaaaaaaaaaaaaaaaaaaaaacacagctCTGTAGACCAAAATGAAGCGGAGCATCGCCCTCTTTttacttctcctcctccacgtggGTGTCCTGCTGGGACCCTCCAACTGTGCGTACCGCCTAAAGAGGGGCGGCGCGAAcgtggggggggggcaacCTGTGCCCGGGGGAGGGAAACCGGCCGCGGGAAAGAGCGCGGTGTGCCCCATGGCAGGTGCGAAGAAGGGGAGGGGCGACCAAAAGGGCAGCCTCATGGGGAGCAACGCGCTAGAGGAGGACGCGGATGAGAGTGAGGCGGGAGACGACTTAGACGGGGGGGACATGTCGGACGACCTGCaaggggaagaggcagcTGACGAGGCGGCCGACGTGGAGGCAGTCGACCGGGAGGCGGCGGACTTGGAAGAGCAGCAGTACAACGAGATGAAGCAGTGGAAGTGGAAAGCATCCCCCAAGATGAAGGCGGTGTGCGGCAGCGCGGGGAAGGCGGCCAAGGGGAGAACCCCCCGGGGTAGCGGCTCCTCCGGTGTGGCAATCCCCCATGGTAGCGGCCCCTCCAATGTGGCAACCCCCCATGGTAGCGGCCCCTCCAATGTGGTGAGCGCGCTGAAGGCCATCGAAAGCCACGACAATGGCGCGGAGGGcagcagaaggggaaaaggcgGAAGGGCAACAAACGAAGAAAACGAGTCCTTATACgaagagaagaagcaaaagataTTGATGATTcatcttttaaaaagcattaaGGAACAGCTAGATAGACAGAAGGAAAACTTTAACAGTTTCTTGTCCTTTCTAAGTGAAACCTACGCGAGCTACGAACGcttttacgtttttaaaaGCGTCAGTGGTGTGCGTGGTGGGGTGGGGGATGAGGTGGAGATTACGGCGCAGTCCTTTTTGAGTCTACAGGAGGAGAGCGCGCCCCCCAGGTGCGGTcagcagagggggggagaagtgggcGAAGCGGGAGAAGCGGACGAGGAGCCGCAGGAACCGcaggaggatgaagagggggaggaggcggaagaggggggagaggcagaagagggggaaaaaacgccaAGTGGAGGCGGACCGCAAAACGGAGGCGGACCGCAAAACGGAGGCGGACCGCAAAACGGAGGCGGACCGCAAAACGGAGACGGACCGCAAAACGGAGACGTACCCCAAAACGGAGGCGTACCGCCAAGTGGAGACGCACCGCCAAACGCAGCCGACCAGGGGAAGGACGCAAAGAAGCCCTCGGggcaaataaaacaaatcaAAGGGTTCCTCCACGACATGTTGCAGTCGAGCGAGCTGTCCGCGCAGCAGAAGGAGTACCTGCAGGTGATTCTAAAGATCCTCACCTTAGAAGACGACCtgctgcaaaaggaaaagctgcAAGTGGAGGTGAACAAAAAGATAATTGACGTCCTCTTGGGAAAGTCAAATGAGCTGAGAAACATAGCAGTGCATCTGAGCAAAGGGGAGGGAGCAGGAGAAGCGGAAGGGAACCAACGAGTGGACTTGGCTCAGAACATCGTCTCTAATTTGCTAAATTTTTCTGTGGAGTTAAAAAACACGGGGAATATagtgtataataatatacagGGGCAAGGAGAGCTGCTGCAAAGCATAGAAAAGAACCTCAGCAAGGCAGAAAACGAGCTGAAGAATGTGCGTGTGCATACGGAGTATCGGGGGGGCAAGAAGCCGGACGAGCCGCCCAGCGTGGACCCAAGTGGCAACGACGTCGTGGGGATTGGCCATACGGGGGGTGCCGCTACTCCCGCCGCTGCTTTCGCTACTTCCACTCCTCCTCGCCAGGAGGGTGGCGAGTCCGAGTTCCTCCAGTATTGCAATTCTGGGGAGGCGAACACAGATTCCACCTGCCCCTTTGGACCCGCATCTCCCTCCAAGAGGGGGCCTCCTGGCATGGACCCCACCTCAGCGCCCACCAAGGGCACCCACAACAGATTCACCCTGGATGAGACCATGAAGAACCAttttttcaacatttttgtgaaggaCTCCGTCACGCT belongs to Plasmodium vivax chromosome 3, whole genome shotgun sequence and includes:
- a CDS encoding hypothetical protein, conserved (encoded by transcript PVX_096245A) translates to MAGAKKGRGDQKGSLMGSNALEEDADESEAGDDLDGGDMSDDLQGEEAADEAADVEAVDREAADLEEQQYNEMKQWKWKASPKMKAVCGSAGKAAKGRTPRGSGSSGVAIPHGSGPSNVATPHGSGPSNVVSALKAIESHDNGAEGSRRGKGGRATNEENESLYEEKKQKILMIHLLKSIKEQLDRQKENFNSFLSFLSETYASYERFYVFKSVSGVRGGVGDEVEITAQSFLSLQEESAPPRCGQQRGGEVGEAGEADEEPQEPQEDEEGEEAEEGGEAEEGEKTPSGGGPQNGGGPQNGGGPQNGGGPQNGDGPQNGDVPQNGGVPPSGDAPPNAADQGKDAKKPSGQIKQIKGFLHDMLQSSELSAQQKEYLQVILKILTLEDDLLQKEKLQVEVNKKIIDVLLGKSNELRNIAVHLSKGEGAGEAEGNQRVDLAQNIVSNLLNFSVELKNTGNIVYNNIQGQGELLQSIEKNLSKAENELKNVRVHTEYRGGKKPDEPPSVDPSGNDVVGIGHTGGAATPAAAFATSTPPRQEGGESEFLQYCNSGEANTDSTCPFGPASPSKRGPPGMDPTSAPTKGTHNRFTLDETMKNHFFNIFVKDSVTLRKLYRLLYDMF